In a genomic window of Physeter macrocephalus isolate SW-GA chromosome 14, ASM283717v5, whole genome shotgun sequence:
- the ITPRIPL2 gene encoding inositol 1,4,5-trisphosphate receptor-interacting protein-like 2 — MSVHYTLNLRVFWPLVTGLCTALVCLYHVLRGSGGARTEPPEGADGGFPLLKVAVLLLLGYILLRCRHAVRQRFLPGSPRLGGHSAFSPRHLREPSLDILLESYYEHEVRLSPHVLGHSKAHVSRIVGELVRAGRARGSPGPIPGGALALAFRGDFIQVGSAYEQHKIRRPDGFDVLVPLRLPPLVALEPRSLGTEPALAPAFHGCFVCALKAPPGASGGHWLRDCKAFADGFCVDVRGRRHLSATLVLRWFQSHLQRSLATVRYSLEGRCRVSLTPGGLEQPPTLHVLPCRTDYGCCRLSMAVRLIPAVHLGDSVFLVAPPPPPSPVGPLSELPGGLRADALWGVNTARQEQKLLSWLQERAPPGACYLKCLQLLKALRDLGARGLDPTAATQWGRILSSYVLKTVLLAALLRQGAPAQGWDEAHLGERLEELVQFLRDCLLRRRTLFHCLLGPGGAAAEVGPLPKVLREATPVDLLATFDRQARELAAARLLSTWRRLPQLLRAYGGPRYLARCPPPRNQRPQGFPEDEP; from the coding sequence ATGTCGGTGCACTACACCCTGAATCTGCGCGTCTTCTGGCCCCTGGTGACTGGCCTGTGCACCGCCCTCGTGTGCCTCTACCATGTCCTGCGGGGAAGCGGGGGCGCCCGGACCGAGCCCCCCGAAGGCGCGGACGGCGGCTTCCCGCTGCTCAAGGTGGCCGTCCTGCTGCTCCTCGGCTACATCCTCCTGCGCTGTCGCCACGCTGTCCGGCAGCGCTTCCTGCCGGGGTCTCCCCGCCTGGGGGGCCACTCCGCCTTCTCTCCTAGACACTTGCGAGAGCCCAGCCTCGACATCTTGCTGGAGAGTTACTACGAGCACGAGGTGCGCCTGTCGCCGCACGTGCTGGGCCACAGCAAAGCACACGTGAGCCGGATCGTGGGCGAGCTGGTGCGGGCTGGCCGCGCCCGAGGGTCCCCAGGCCCCATCCCCGGGGGAGCGCTGGCCTTGGCCTTCCGCGGAGATTTCATCCAGGTAGGCAGCGCCTACGAGCAGCATAAAATCCGCCGGCCTGACGGCTTCGACGTGCTGGTGCCGCTGCGCCTCCCTCCCCTGGTGGCGCTGGAGCCGCGGAGCCTGGGCACGGAGCCCGCGCTGGCCCCAGCTTTCCACGGCTGCTTCGTGTGCGCACTGAAGGCGCCGCCAGGGGCTTCCGGGGGTCACTGGCTCCGGGACTGCAAAGCCTTCGCCGACGGCTTCTGCGTGGATGTTCGCGGGCGGCGCCATCTCTCGGCTACGCTGGTACTGCGCTGGTTTCAGTCGCACCTGCAGCGCTCCCTGGCCACCGTGCGCTACAGCCTGGAGGGGCGTTGTCGGGTCAGCCTGACCCCAGGCGGCCTGGAGCAGCCCCCCACCCTACACGTCCTGCCCTGCCGCACCGATTACGGCTGCTGCCGCCTTTCCATGGCCGTGCGTCTCATCCCTGCCGTCCACTTGGGCGACAGCGTCTTCCTGGTGGCCCCACCACCGCCACCCTCACCCGTCGGGCCTCTGTCGGAGCTCCCGGGAGGCCTGCGTGCCGATGCACTGTGGGGTGTGAACACGGCGCGCCAGGAGCAGAAGCTGCTGAGCTGGCTGCAGGAAAGGGCCCCTCCAGGTGCCTGCTACCTCAAGTGCCTGCAGTTGCTTAAAGCTCTGCGAGACCTGGGCGCCCGCGGGCTGGACCCGACGGCCGCCACCCAGTGGGGACGCATCCTATCCTCATACGTGCTCAAGACAGTGCTGCTGGCGGCGCTGCTACGCCAGGGGGCTCCCGCACAAGGCTGGGACGAGGCGCACCTGGGCGAACGCTTGGAAGAGCTAGTACAGTTCCTCAGGGATTGCCTGCTGCGACGCCGTACACTCTTCCACTGCCTCCTGGGCCCTGGAGGGGCGGCCGCCGAGGTGGGCCCACTGCCCAAGGTACTGCGTGAAGCCACCCCGGTTGACCTCCTGGCCACTTTCGACAGGCAGGCCCGGGAACTCGCGGCGGCGCGGTTGCTGTCCACGTGGCGAAGGCTGCCCCAGCTTCTCCGGGCCTATGGGGGTCCCCGCTACCTTGCCAGGTGTCCCCCACCCCGGAATCAGCGCCCCCAGGGGTTCCCTGAAGATGAACCGTAA